One region of Candidatus Electrothrix rattekaaiensis genomic DNA includes:
- a CDS encoding prepilin peptidase: METLLLLYSFIFGALIGSFLNVVIFRLPDESQSVVFPASHCPKCGTDLHWYENIPVLSYLVLRGKCRTCKVPISLQYPVVELCMALLSLALYNRFGFSLILPFYFLFLAALLVIIFIDIHLQIIPDKISLPGILIGFASSFFNPLVSWQESGLGILLGGGILYAVAKGYALLTGREGMGGGDIKLLAMIGAFLGYQCLLFIIFFSSLTGSVVGIAAMFSQKKGGQTKIPFGPFLSLAAMSWLFFREDILALWSWYLAVSG, encoded by the coding sequence ATGGAAACCCTCCTTCTTCTCTACAGCTTTATTTTCGGTGCTCTCATCGGCTCCTTCCTCAATGTGGTCATCTTCAGACTGCCTGATGAGTCCCAATCCGTGGTTTTTCCGGCCTCTCATTGCCCGAAATGCGGCACTGACCTCCACTGGTACGAAAACATCCCTGTTCTCAGCTATCTTGTCCTGCGGGGAAAATGCCGAACCTGCAAGGTTCCGATCTCCTTGCAGTACCCGGTTGTGGAACTCTGCATGGCACTCCTCTCCTTGGCTCTGTATAATCGCTTTGGGTTTTCCCTTATCCTGCCCTTTTATTTCCTCTTTCTTGCCGCCCTGCTGGTCATCATTTTCATTGATATCCACCTACAAATTATTCCAGACAAGATAAGCCTGCCCGGCATCCTCATCGGCTTTGCCAGCTCTTTCTTCAACCCCTTGGTCAGCTGGCAGGAATCCGGCTTAGGCATTCTCCTGGGAGGGGGAATTCTTTATGCGGTCGCCAAAGGGTACGCCCTCCTCACAGGGCGCGAGGGCATGGGCGGCGGGGACATCAAGCTGCTGGCCATGATCGGGGCCTTTCTCGGTTATCAATGCCTACTCTTTATAATTTTCTTCAGTTCGTTGACCGGTTCCGTTGTCGGCATCGCCGCCATGTTCAGCCAAAAAAAAGGAGGCCAAACTAAAATTCCCTTTGGTCCTTTTTTATCCTTAGCTGCTATGTCCTGGCTTTTTTTCCGAGAAGACATCCTTGCTCTCTGGTCTTGGTACCTTGCTGTATCAGGATAG
- a CDS encoding AI-2E family transporter encodes MQNTSQDLPRDLHKEPIHAQEDTVQSPYFTVVFLISVLLLGLVLWPFWQLLILAFLLAGIFRPVYTWLNKWVSPWMASSLTCVLVALIVFIPLTFCIAVLSTEALNVYQLGRDSNMLLKLQQVIQDSKWITQSQEALQGFGINFQPADITGIFSELSKDAGLFIYSKASVWAANIMSFVLQFCFLILMIYFLLIEIDHLIRFITRLSPLPEEQDNLLLKKFLDISGVILVGNGISGVFQGVMGGIFFAILGINSPVLWAGVMGILAFLPIFGIGLVLLPASALLLLNGSPGQAAATFIFYAVLSFSVEYLLKPKFVGNQVKMHTLLVFLAILGGMSLFGVLGIIYGPLIVTAFQTLSDIYLKEHRPALQDVQETSSATAEVSGEQ; translated from the coding sequence ATGCAAAATACATCACAAGACCTGCCTCGAGACCTGCATAAGGAACCGATACACGCCCAAGAGGATACCGTTCAATCACCCTATTTCACAGTGGTCTTTCTGATCTCTGTTCTCCTGCTCGGCCTAGTCCTCTGGCCCTTTTGGCAGCTTCTCATCTTGGCCTTTCTGCTGGCAGGTATTTTTCGCCCGGTCTATACTTGGCTGAACAAATGGGTATCCCCCTGGATGGCATCCAGTCTGACCTGCGTCCTTGTCGCCCTTATCGTTTTTATTCCCTTAACCTTCTGTATCGCTGTCCTGTCCACAGAAGCTCTGAATGTCTATCAACTGGGCCGGGACAGCAATATGCTGCTCAAGCTCCAGCAGGTCATTCAGGACAGTAAATGGATCACCCAGAGCCAGGAAGCCCTGCAGGGCTTTGGCATTAATTTCCAGCCAGCCGACATTACCGGAATATTCTCCGAACTCAGCAAGGATGCCGGACTGTTTATCTACAGCAAGGCCTCTGTCTGGGCGGCGAATATCATGAGCTTTGTCCTTCAGTTCTGCTTTCTCATCCTGATGATCTATTTTCTGCTTATTGAGATAGACCACCTGATCCGCTTCATCACGCGCTTATCACCGTTACCTGAAGAGCAGGACAATCTCTTGTTGAAAAAATTTCTTGATATTTCGGGAGTCATCCTGGTGGGAAACGGGATCAGCGGGGTCTTTCAGGGGGTTATGGGAGGGATATTTTTCGCAATACTGGGTATCAATTCACCGGTACTCTGGGCAGGAGTGATGGGGATACTGGCCTTTCTCCCCATCTTCGGTATTGGTCTGGTGCTGCTTCCGGCTTCTGCACTTCTTCTGCTGAACGGCTCGCCCGGTCAAGCCGCTGCCACCTTTATTTTTTATGCAGTCCTGTCCTTCAGTGTCGAGTACCTGCTCAAACCTAAGTTTGTGGGAAATCAGGTCAAAATGCACACCCTACTGGTATTTCTGGCCATTCTCGGCGGGATGTCCCTGTTCGGGGTTCTCGGCATTATTTACGGCCCCCTGATCGTCACCGCCTTTCAGACCCTATCAGATATTTATCTGAAAGAGCATCGCCCTGCTCTACAAGATGTTCAGGAGACATCTTCTGCCACTGCCGAAGTTTCCGGCGAGCAGTAA
- the dtd gene encoding D-aminoacyl-tRNA deacylase, which translates to MRAVIQRVTSAKVTVDDRQTGAIGEGLLVLLGVHKDDEQKDITWLADKIINLRIFEDEDGKMNYSLADTGGSMLIVSQFTLLADCRKGRRPSWSEAAPPDKARKMYEEFIRAVADAGITTATGEFQAMMEVSLVNSGPVTILLDSHKKF; encoded by the coding sequence ATGCGAGCAGTAATCCAACGAGTAACATCCGCCAAAGTAACAGTCGACGACCGACAAACCGGGGCCATCGGTGAGGGCCTGCTGGTGCTCCTGGGCGTTCATAAGGACGACGAACAAAAGGACATTACTTGGTTGGCCGACAAGATCATCAATCTTCGTATTTTTGAAGACGAAGACGGCAAGATGAACTACTCTCTGGCAGACACCGGAGGCTCCATGCTCATCGTGTCCCAGTTCACTCTGCTGGCTGACTGCCGCAAAGGTCGTCGTCCCTCTTGGTCAGAGGCTGCACCGCCAGACAAGGCACGAAAAATGTACGAGGAATTTATCCGGGCTGTTGCCGACGCTGGCATTACCACTGCTACTGGAGAATTCCAGGCCATGATGGAAGTCAGTCTGGTTAATTCCGGCCCGGTCACTATTCTGCTTGATTCTCACAAGAAATTTTAG
- the dnaA gene encoding chromosomal replication initiator protein DnaA: protein MLWDTVKNSLSSSLSESEYSLWIKPLSCVQEDDKILQIACPDRFFCAWVKERYLGLIESNLGKIIDSPPAVSLTVSNLPPAPQEEKNGSGQLRLPGMDTFKSTIRSLHPAYTFDQFLVGESNMLARSACNAIAAADYTFGNNLFMTSGTGLGKSHLTQAVVHQVMHNAPRTRMHYLTAQQFSAEMVKSIRSNSMQQFSNRFIHGCDLLLVEDVHTLAGKTKTQEELNNVLDYLIKSGKRVIMTSSIPARDIKGLDEDFRSRMTSGLITDIEAPEYKTRVSIIRHKAAHSNLNLAEEHVHYLADQLQGDIRRIESALMGIKAKASVYNAPPDMAIVRSVLEGFGDLQQQKQLNGRMIRDIISSQYRISVEELTSRSRKRAISFPRQIAMYLTRKYTEESLAHIGDLYNRDHSTVMYAVKVINRDIAQKNTVRQQVEILTDKLEK, encoded by the coding sequence ATGCTCTGGGACACCGTCAAAAATTCTTTATCCAGCTCACTTTCTGAAAGTGAATACAGCCTTTGGATCAAACCTCTGTCTTGTGTACAGGAGGATGACAAGATCTTGCAGATTGCCTGCCCGGATCGTTTTTTTTGTGCTTGGGTGAAAGAACGTTACTTAGGGCTTATTGAATCAAATCTTGGTAAAATCATAGACTCCCCACCTGCGGTATCGTTGACTGTGTCAAACCTTCCGCCTGCTCCTCAGGAGGAAAAAAACGGCTCCGGTCAATTACGTCTCCCAGGCATGGACACGTTTAAGTCTACTATCAGATCGCTGCATCCGGCCTACACCTTTGATCAATTCTTGGTCGGCGAATCAAATATGCTGGCTCGTTCAGCATGCAACGCCATTGCCGCCGCAGACTACACCTTTGGCAATAATCTGTTCATGACCTCCGGTACCGGTCTGGGGAAAAGCCATCTTACCCAGGCGGTTGTGCATCAAGTTATGCATAACGCCCCAAGAACCCGCATGCATTACCTGACGGCCCAACAATTTTCCGCCGAAATGGTCAAAAGCATCCGCAGCAACAGCATGCAGCAATTCTCCAATCGCTTTATCCATGGCTGTGACCTGCTGCTGGTTGAAGACGTCCACACCTTAGCTGGCAAGACAAAAACCCAGGAAGAACTCAATAATGTTCTTGATTACTTGATCAAATCGGGCAAGAGAGTGATCATGACCTCTTCAATTCCGGCACGGGATATCAAGGGGTTAGATGAAGATTTTCGCTCCCGGATGACCTCCGGCCTGATCACCGATATTGAGGCTCCTGAATACAAGACCAGGGTTTCTATTATTCGCCACAAAGCCGCGCACAGCAACTTAAACCTAGCAGAAGAGCATGTCCATTATCTGGCAGATCAACTCCAAGGTGATATCCGCCGCATTGAAAGTGCTCTTATGGGGATTAAGGCGAAAGCAAGCGTATACAACGCCCCTCCTGATATGGCTATCGTCCGTAGTGTACTGGAGGGATTTGGTGATTTACAGCAGCAGAAACAACTCAACGGCAGGATGATTCGTGATATTATTTCCAGTCAGTACAGAATCTCTGTTGAAGAGCTGACCTCCCGTTCGCGCAAACGGGCCATCTCCTTTCCCCGCCAGATAGCCATGTACCTAACTAGGAAATATACCGAAGAATCTTTAGCCCATATCGGTGATCTCTATAACAGGGATCATTCCACGGTGATGTATGCGGTTAAAGTTATCAATCGAGATATCGCGCAAAAAAATACGGTTCGCCAGCAGGTAGAAATCCTCACAGATAAGCTGGAAAAATAA
- the aroD gene encoding type I 3-dehydroquinate dehydratase: protein MAQMTRGKICVSLAGPDAAAMYKQVEPVLAQVDVVEIRLDSMVKADIYNCRSLVQKPLLFTNRPLWEGGAFDGTEERRIAPLLEAVRQDVAYIDFELRADQRLRKRLLAATRMTSTRMILSWHNFESTPPQAELEEVLAQMVESGAGTGKVVGKIVTTAHSPEDALRVLRLQEQAKAANFPLSCFCMGEPGRITRLATLFLGGYMTYACLNDAEATAPGQLSLEQLQKLTALLVVP from the coding sequence ATGGCACAGATGACACGAGGAAAGATCTGCGTTTCTTTGGCCGGGCCGGATGCAGCAGCGATGTACAAGCAGGTGGAGCCGGTGCTGGCTCAGGTGGATGTTGTTGAAATTCGTCTGGACAGCATGGTAAAAGCCGATATATATAACTGCCGTTCCTTGGTGCAAAAACCGCTTCTGTTCACCAACCGGCCGCTCTGGGAGGGCGGTGCCTTTGACGGGACCGAGGAAAGGCGGATCGCCCCCCTGCTTGAGGCTGTCCGGCAGGACGTTGCGTATATTGATTTTGAGCTGCGGGCGGATCAGCGGCTGCGTAAACGGCTGCTGGCGGCTACACGCATGACCTCGACCCGGATGATCCTTTCCTGGCATAATTTCGAGTCAACCCCGCCGCAGGCAGAATTGGAAGAGGTGCTGGCGCAAATGGTGGAAAGCGGCGCCGGTACCGGCAAGGTCGTCGGCAAAATCGTGACCACCGCCCATAGCCCGGAGGATGCCCTGCGGGTTCTTCGCCTTCAGGAACAGGCTAAGGCGGCGAATTTTCCCCTGAGTTGTTTTTGTATGGGAGAGCCGGGCCGGATTACGCGCCTTGCCACCTTGTTTCTTGGCGGCTATATGACCTATGCCTGCCTGAATGATGCCGAGGCCACGGCACCCGGTCAGCTGTCGCTTGAGCAGTTGCAAAAACTGACTGCTCTTCTTGTTGTACCCTGA
- a CDS encoding dihydroorotate dehydrogenase electron transfer subunit, translating to MSEFQQKCSILNRDRLAPDIFRLTLQAPKIAAKAQPGQFVMVRVIDGLDPLLRRPFSIHRSYADGSISLLFKVLGKGTAMLARRCVGDELDLVGPLGNGFDFSDERPVCLIGGGMGIAPLLFLAEQLHSSGRATEKDHVLLGARNKDELTPLADEFSALGYTVQLATDDGSIGRKGFIPDLLDFVLPIVEQVYTCGPHLMMENVVRQCQQAEVHCQVSLETHMACGIGACLGCTVNGKRGLVRVCQQGPVFNADHLEWSLV from the coding sequence ATGTCTGAATTCCAGCAAAAATGCAGTATTCTCAATCGAGATCGTTTGGCACCCGACATTTTTCGCCTCACGCTTCAAGCCCCGAAAATCGCTGCCAAGGCTCAACCCGGCCAGTTTGTCATGGTCCGGGTTATTGATGGTCTTGATCCCCTGCTTCGTCGTCCTTTTTCCATCCATCGTAGTTATGCGGATGGCAGTATTTCTTTACTTTTCAAGGTGCTCGGTAAAGGAACCGCAATGTTGGCTCGTCGTTGTGTCGGCGATGAGCTTGATCTGGTCGGTCCCTTGGGCAATGGTTTTGATTTTTCCGATGAGCGACCGGTCTGCCTGATCGGCGGCGGCATGGGTATTGCCCCGCTGCTCTTTCTGGCTGAACAGCTGCACAGCAGCGGGCGTGCAACAGAAAAAGACCATGTTCTGCTCGGTGCCCGTAATAAAGATGAACTGACTCCGCTGGCGGATGAATTTTCCGCCTTGGGTTATACCGTGCAGCTGGCAACTGATGACGGCAGTATTGGTCGTAAGGGCTTTATCCCGGATCTACTCGATTTTGTCCTGCCGATTGTGGAACAGGTGTACACCTGCGGGCCGCACCTGATGATGGAAAATGTTGTTCGCCAATGTCAGCAGGCCGAGGTGCATTGCCAGGTTTCTCTGGAAACCCATATGGCCTGCGGCATAGGGGCTTGTCTCGGTTGTACGGTAAACGGGAAACGAGGTTTGGTTCGTGTCTGTCAACAGGGCCCTGTCTTTAATGCGGATCACCTGGAATGGAGTCTGGTATGA
- a CDS encoding shikimate dehydrogenase, whose protein sequence is MSIDGKTELYGIIGNPVRHSLSPAMHNAGFATMGMNWVYVPMEVSDIEQGITGLRALGFRGVSVTVPHKETVIPFLDEIDPVAEKIGAVNTLVFQKGRDGRVILRGLNTDWLGANTALAERVNLQQSRVLVIGAGGSAKAVGFGLIQAGAEVIISNRTAETGKALADWLGCTFIPLEDVADVSADVLINTTSVGMEPDYEGIVVPPSLLSRFSVVMDIVYAPLETRLLREAKVADCQTIDGLAMLLYQGAAQFKIWTGGTPPRLIMRSALEEELRRRAVT, encoded by the coding sequence ATGTCTATTGATGGAAAAACAGAGTTGTACGGAATAATCGGTAATCCGGTCCGCCATTCCCTGAGTCCGGCCATGCATAATGCTGGATTCGCCACCATGGGAATGAACTGGGTCTATGTGCCTATGGAAGTAAGTGATATCGAGCAGGGGATCACTGGCCTGCGGGCCTTGGGGTTTCGAGGGGTCAGCGTCACCGTGCCGCATAAGGAGACGGTTATTCCCTTTCTTGATGAGATTGATCCGGTGGCAGAAAAGATCGGGGCCGTTAATACCTTGGTCTTTCAGAAGGGGAGAGATGGCCGGGTCATTCTGCGCGGGCTGAATACGGATTGGCTGGGTGCCAATACCGCTCTGGCGGAACGGGTCAATTTGCAGCAGAGTCGGGTGCTGGTTATCGGTGCTGGCGGTTCTGCCAAGGCTGTGGGCTTTGGCCTGATTCAGGCCGGGGCCGAGGTGATTATCTCCAACAGAACCGCAGAAACCGGTAAGGCCCTTGCTGACTGGCTCGGGTGTACCTTTATTCCTTTGGAGGATGTCGCTGATGTTTCAGCGGATGTGTTGATCAACACCACCTCGGTGGGCATGGAGCCGGATTATGAGGGGATTGTGGTGCCTCCCTCCCTTTTGTCCCGATTTTCCGTGGTCATGGATATCGTCTATGCTCCCCTGGAAACCCGATTGCTCCGGGAGGCCAAGGTTGCGGACTGCCAAACCATTGACGGTCTGGCCATGCTGCTCTATCAGGGGGCTGCCCAGTTTAAGATCTGGACTGGTGGAACGCCGCCCCGGCTTATCATGCGTTCGGCCTTGGAAGAAGAGTTACGCCGCCGGGCCGTCACCTGA
- a CDS encoding dihydroorotate dehydrogenase yields MKEEAVLLEKNPEQKVEAREVVPCIMPDLRVQIGSLALRNPVMTASGTFGYAREFENLVDLDRLGGIIVKGISLHPKPGNPPPRIVETACGMLNAIGLENVGVDRFISGKMPYLRKLATPVVVNILGDSVEEYSEIARKLDGAKGVAALEVNISCPNVKKGGVAFGTVPEMAAKVTEAVRRSTTLPLIVKLSPNVTDIVLMARAVEDAGADAVSLINTLIGMAIDPITRRPRLANVIGGLSGPAIKPVALRMVWQVAQAVSLPVIGIGGITTANDALEFLLAGATAVQVGTANFYDPSAAENIVQGITDYLQEQGEDCLVDIIGTLKTGTD; encoded by the coding sequence ATGAAAGAAGAAGCTGTTCTCTTGGAGAAAAATCCTGAGCAAAAAGTGGAGGCGAGAGAGGTTGTACCCTGCATCATGCCTGATTTACGGGTGCAGATCGGCTCCCTTGCTCTGCGCAATCCGGTGATGACCGCCTCAGGTACCTTCGGCTATGCCCGTGAATTTGAAAATTTGGTTGATCTTGACCGGCTTGGCGGCATTATTGTCAAAGGGATCTCTCTGCACCCTAAGCCGGGCAATCCGCCGCCCAGAATCGTTGAGACGGCCTGCGGCATGCTTAATGCCATCGGCTTGGAAAATGTCGGGGTGGATCGTTTTATCTCTGGCAAGATGCCCTATCTGCGTAAGCTCGCTACTCCGGTTGTGGTGAATATCCTCGGCGATTCCGTGGAAGAGTACAGCGAGATTGCCCGGAAACTGGATGGCGCCAAAGGGGTTGCAGCTCTGGAGGTAAATATCTCCTGCCCGAATGTGAAAAAAGGCGGGGTGGCCTTTGGTACGGTGCCGGAAATGGCGGCAAAGGTGACTGAAGCAGTGCGCCGGTCCACCACGTTACCCCTGATTGTCAAGCTTTCTCCCAATGTCACGGATATTGTCCTTATGGCGCGGGCGGTTGAAGATGCCGGTGCTGATGCGGTCTCGCTGATCAACACCCTGATCGGTATGGCCATTGATCCGATTACCCGCAGGCCGAGGCTCGCCAATGTGATCGGCGGTCTGTCCGGGCCTGCCATTAAACCGGTGGCCCTGCGCATGGTTTGGCAGGTTGCCCAGGCTGTTTCGCTGCCTGTCATCGGTATTGGCGGGATTACCACGGCCAATGATGCCTTGGAATTTCTCTTGGCCGGGGCCACAGCGGTTCAGGTGGGTACAGCGAATTTTTATGATCCCTCGGCGGCGGAAAATATCGTGCAGGGAATAACAGATTATCTGCAAGAGCAGGGAGAGGATTGTCTGGTTGATATTATCGGTACCTTGAAGACAGGAACAGATTAA
- a CDS encoding insulinase family protein, whose protein sequence is MTDFTPGSTYHGFILRRKEHVADINSEVYLFEHEVLGTPALAIKNADPNKTFCFTFQTVPEDSTGVAHILEHSVLMGSKKYPIHDVFGEINKGGLTTFLNAMTGSDTTWYPFASRNMTEYFNIMDVYCDVALNPLLPRSTFEQEGWHYHKESADAPLQLQGVVLNEMKGAFSDPIRSIFHHTFGGLMPSSTYVHESGGDPSVIPDLSYEQFVAFHQKHYHPTNGMLFFYGDADLDQELAAVQDNFLADYDSPGTKAEVVQGDDISEPVFIEDSYAVQPGSELSGKTYLAVGTAVGTVLDRQQNTAFQIIANILYNSDASPLKKAIVEAGLCRDFGGLFLADSCYKTFMMTYLAGSEADKRDSFLELYRRTLSEIVEQGLDRDLVLSELNKYEFAFREELTKAQRGLDLIGKALPALKHGSDPFESLAVEEIFASIREKALEENYFEELIRNELLENPAFVAVTLSPDPEKAARTAAKEQLRLAAYEQTLDQEKTAALIANTQELMQLQQTPNTEETLALLPRLSRQDLERKPDFLQAEVTDGDAVTYITNELETNAIAYVQIGLDCSTISADLLPWLDLFATIATEIGTGSRDYMRFAKDVNICTGGFSHSFANYQQMNAPETLHSLLWFQVKALSGYLPEALELVSEVFADLDLSNRQRIREIVFREFTWTEHTVQSEGYNLAASRVFAQLSQSGMINEYVHGVTSYLKLKELVADYEEHEEAFIVRLEALRTQVFQPENLKIAVTGSSEDIDKIKEGTGALRASLPGTRQPVTELTFPELPANQGFTTSADVVYNVQGCNLFTDPEQYTGEFEVLKTWLSRDYLWNTVRQLGGAYGCFVQLHQLTGNVALVSYRDPQISKTYAAYDAIAIAVRELELSREKLDQLIIGTYGSLNPLQSPAAQGLTARNEYLCGITPEYKQQRIAKVIDTEVEAMQAYAPFWEKLTEHPFRATIGSGEKIREQAGLFDDIFEL, encoded by the coding sequence ATGACAGATTTCACTCCTGGTTCCACCTATCATGGATTCATCCTTCGCCGAAAAGAGCATGTTGCCGATATTAATTCCGAGGTGTATCTCTTTGAGCATGAAGTGCTCGGTACACCGGCTCTGGCTATAAAAAACGCGGATCCGAATAAAACCTTCTGCTTCACCTTTCAGACCGTTCCAGAGGACTCCACCGGTGTTGCCCATATCCTGGAGCATTCCGTGCTCATGGGATCAAAAAAATATCCTATTCATGATGTATTCGGCGAGATCAATAAGGGTGGACTGACCACCTTCCTCAATGCCATGACCGGTTCCGACACCACCTGGTACCCCTTTGCCAGTCGCAATATGACGGAATATTTTAATATCATGGATGTCTATTGCGATGTTGCCCTTAATCCGCTGCTCCCGCGCAGCACCTTTGAGCAGGAGGGCTGGCATTATCATAAGGAATCGGCAGACGCTCCTCTGCAACTCCAGGGCGTGGTGCTTAATGAGATGAAAGGGGCTTTTTCCGATCCCATCCGTTCCATATTTCATCACACCTTTGGCGGCCTGATGCCTAGCTCCACCTATGTCCATGAATCCGGTGGTGATCCGTCCGTCATACCTGATCTCAGTTATGAGCAGTTTGTCGCGTTTCATCAAAAGCATTATCATCCTACCAACGGGATGTTGTTTTTTTACGGTGATGCGGATCTGGATCAGGAGCTTGCTGCGGTGCAGGATAATTTCCTTGCAGACTATGATAGTCCCGGCACCAAGGCCGAGGTTGTGCAGGGCGATGACATCAGCGAGCCAGTCTTTATCGAGGACAGCTATGCTGTGCAACCGGGCAGTGAGCTGAGCGGTAAGACCTATCTGGCTGTGGGAACCGCTGTGGGCACAGTGCTTGATCGTCAGCAGAACACTGCCTTTCAGATCATCGCCAATATCCTCTATAACTCCGATGCCTCGCCCTTAAAAAAGGCCATTGTCGAGGCTGGTTTATGTCGGGATTTTGGCGGACTTTTCCTCGCGGATTCCTGTTATAAGACCTTTATGATGACCTATTTGGCCGGATCTGAGGCAGATAAACGGGACAGCTTTCTTGAGCTTTATCGCCGCACCCTGAGCGAAATCGTTGAGCAGGGGCTTGATCGTGATCTTGTTCTTTCCGAACTGAATAAGTATGAATTTGCTTTCCGGGAAGAGCTGACCAAGGCCCAGCGGGGGTTGGACCTCATCGGTAAGGCCCTGCCCGCCCTGAAGCACGGCTCTGATCCCTTTGAGTCCTTGGCTGTTGAGGAGATATTTGCCTCAATTCGGGAAAAGGCCTTGGAAGAAAATTATTTTGAGGAGCTTATTCGCAACGAGCTTCTGGAAAATCCGGCCTTTGTTGCAGTCACCCTGTCTCCTGATCCGGAAAAGGCCGCCCGCACAGCGGCGAAGGAGCAGTTGCGGCTGGCAGCCTATGAGCAGACCCTTGATCAAGAAAAGACAGCAGCCCTGATCGCCAATACCCAGGAGTTGATGCAGCTTCAGCAGACCCCGAATACAGAGGAGACTCTTGCTTTACTGCCCCGTCTTTCTCGCCAGGATCTGGAACGGAAACCTGATTTTTTGCAGGCAGAAGTGACGGATGGCGATGCTGTGACCTACATTACCAATGAATTGGAGACCAATGCTATCGCCTATGTGCAGATCGGACTGGATTGCTCGACAATTTCTGCGGACTTGCTGCCTTGGCTTGATCTCTTTGCCACCATCGCTACAGAGATCGGTACCGGCTCTCGGGACTATATGCGTTTTGCTAAAGATGTCAATATCTGCACCGGTGGTTTCAGTCATTCCTTTGCCAATTATCAGCAGATGAATGCCCCAGAAACCCTGCATTCGCTCCTCTGGTTCCAGGTCAAGGCGTTATCCGGCTATCTGCCCGAGGCCCTAGAACTGGTCAGCGAGGTCTTTGCTGATCTTGACCTGAGCAATCGGCAACGTATCCGGGAGATTGTCTTCCGGGAATTTACCTGGACAGAACATACTGTTCAGAGCGAGGGCTATAATCTGGCCGCCTCCAGGGTTTTTGCCCAGCTGAGTCAGTCTGGGATGATCAACGAGTATGTTCATGGTGTCACTTCGTACTTGAAACTGAAAGAACTGGTAGCAGACTACGAGGAGCATGAAGAGGCCTTTATTGTTCGCCTTGAAGCCTTGCGTACCCAGGTATTTCAGCCGGAAAATTTAAAGATTGCCGTTACCGGCTCTTCTGAAGATATTGATAAGATAAAGGAGGGTACTGGGGCTCTACGTGCTTCTCTGCCCGGAACCCGGCAGCCGGTGACGGAGCTTACGTTTCCCGAGCTGCCTGCCAACCAGGGATTCACCACGTCTGCTGATGTTGTTTATAATGTGCAGGGCTGTAATTTGTTCACTGATCCTGAGCAATACACAGGTGAGTTCGAGGTGCTCAAAACCTGGTTGTCTCGTGACTACCTCTGGAATACCGTACGGCAGCTAGGCGGGGCCTATGGTTGCTTTGTTCAACTCCATCAACTGACCGGTAATGTTGCTTTGGTGAGTTATCGGGATCCTCAGATAAGCAAGACCTATGCTGCCTATGATGCCATTGCAATTGCTGTTCGTGAGCTTGAGCTCAGTCGGGAAAAATTGGATCAACTGATTATCGGCACCTATGGTTCGCTGAATCCGCTTCAGTCACCGGCTGCACAGGGGCTTACAGCTCGTAATGAGTATCTTTGCGGGATTACGCCGGAGTATAAACAGCAACGTATTGCCAAGGTTATCGACACCGAGGTGGAAGCTATGCAGGCCTATGCGCCGTTTTGGGAAAAACTCACTGAGCATCCTTTTCGGGCAACCATAGGGAGCGGTGAAAAAATCCGAGAACAGGCTGGTCTTTTTGATGATATTTTTGAGCTGTAA